A single Thermoanaerobacterium sp. RBIITD DNA region contains:
- a CDS encoding ABC transporter ATP-binding protein, translated as MGTLKKLFGYMKPYSKYFYLSLILLIINIILGMVNPYLQRLLVDKVLLKKENNFLIYLVMGMVSISIVTSLFSYLFTLLVEYSSQKTISSIRHDMYKHLQELSFSFYDKARTGELMSRLTGDLEGVRIFVPGGFLQLVNSIVTFAITLIILFTINYKLTLLSLVLSPFLIYISGIFNKKIKNAFDELRREYAVLNTTIQENITGIKVVKAFVQEVAEIAKFKKENKENMMKGINIGYISGKYAPVMWFIGDMSFVILIWFGGFLVQRHEITLGELIQFNGYLWAMIWPLRALPNILNMYEQANSSGERIFDLLNYKVQIKGPDNPINIEKIKGNVVFKNVSMRYDEGYALKNINISAEKGKKIAIMGATGAGKTSIVNLIGRFYDATCGKILIDGIDIKELDLKTLRDSIGIVMQETFLFSDTIKDNIAFGNPDATMEEIIDAAKAADAHDFIMEMPEGYDTIVGERGVGLSGGQKQRIAIARAILKNPSILILDDATSSVDMETEASIQENLKNLENGKTTFIIAHRISSVKDADEIIVLENGSIVERGTHKELIKKRGLYYHNFKEQYKTMFSDEMIDNILKEVGA; from the coding sequence ATGGGTACTCTAAAAAAACTCTTTGGGTACATGAAACCATATAGTAAGTACTTTTACTTAAGTTTAATCCTACTTATAATCAACATAATATTAGGTATGGTGAACCCATATCTTCAAAGGTTACTTGTAGATAAGGTACTTTTAAAGAAGGAAAATAATTTTTTAATATATCTTGTTATGGGTATGGTTTCTATAAGCATTGTTACATCGTTATTTAGTTATCTATTTACTTTGCTTGTAGAGTATTCTTCACAAAAAACGATATCTTCAATAAGGCATGATATGTATAAGCATTTGCAGGAACTCTCTTTTAGCTTTTACGACAAAGCGAGAACAGGCGAACTTATGTCGAGGCTTACAGGTGACCTTGAAGGTGTTAGGATATTTGTTCCAGGCGGCTTTTTACAATTAGTAAATAGCATTGTAACATTTGCAATAACACTTATAATATTATTTACGATAAATTACAAATTAACACTTCTGTCATTAGTATTATCTCCATTTCTCATATATATTTCAGGAATTTTTAACAAAAAAATAAAAAATGCCTTTGATGAACTTAGAAGAGAGTATGCAGTATTAAATACTACAATCCAAGAAAATATAACAGGAATAAAGGTTGTCAAAGCATTTGTACAGGAAGTTGCTGAAATAGCAAAGTTTAAAAAAGAAAATAAAGAGAATATGATGAAAGGTATAAATATTGGGTATATATCAGGTAAATATGCACCTGTAATGTGGTTTATTGGTGACATGAGCTTTGTTATCCTCATTTGGTTTGGTGGTTTTCTAGTTCAAAGACATGAGATTACCCTTGGTGAGTTAATACAATTTAATGGATATTTGTGGGCAATGATATGGCCACTTAGAGCATTACCAAATATATTAAATATGTATGAACAGGCGAATTCTTCTGGCGAAAGAATATTTGACCTATTAAATTATAAAGTTCAGATAAAAGGTCCGGATAATCCTATAAATATTGAAAAAATAAAGGGCAATGTTGTATTTAAAAATGTCTCTATGAGATATGATGAAGGGTATGCCCTTAAAAATATCAATATCAGCGCTGAAAAGGGCAAAAAGATAGCTATAATGGGTGCAACGGGTGCAGGGAAGACGTCAATTGTGAATCTTATAGGTCGATTTTATGATGCGACATGTGGGAAAATATTGATAGACGGAATTGATATAAAAGAGCTAGATTTAAAGACATTAAGGGACAGCATTGGAATTGTAATGCAGGAGACTTTCTTATTTTCGGATACGATTAAAGACAATATAGCGTTTGGCAATCCTGATGCGACGATGGAGGAAATTATTGATGCTGCTAAGGCTGCAGATGCTCATGATTTTATCATGGAGATGCCTGAAGGATATGATACAATTGTCGGAGAGCGTGGTGTTGGACTATCTGGCGGTCAAAAACAAAGAATCGCTATTGCTCGTGCAATACTTAAAAATCCTTCTATACTAATATTGGATGATGCAACATCAAGTGTAGACATGGAGACAGAGGCATCCATACAGGAGAACCTTAAGAATTTAGAAAATGGTAAGACTACTTTTATTATTGCTCATAGAATTTCGTCTGTTAAAGACGCTGATGAAATAATTGTATTGGAAAATGGAAGTATAGTAGAAAGAGGAACGCACAAGGAATTAATAAAAAAGAGAGGCTTATATTACCACAACTTTAAAGAACAATATAAAACAATGTTTAGCGATGAGATGATAGATAACATATTGAAAGAGGTGGGTGCCTGA
- a CDS encoding LacI family DNA-binding transcriptional regulator, which yields MGVTIKYIAKLANVSHTTVSRALNDSPLVNEETKNKIKAIAKELHYVPNVSARSLVTRKSFNIGLFFSTMGEETTPEFFYQTIMGVNSVIKGNYNLVVKSIDDYNDFSFIDKKNFDGIIVMSQSDNDDNFIDYAHNKKIPVVVLNRYITDNSIVNVLSADMEGAYIATKYLIENGHKNIAFIEGKLGFRASKERKKGFIKALEKYNIKICKEYLVRGNYTMESGYKAMKKLLDIKDRPTAVFCSNDDMAVGAMKASFEAGFTIPDDISIIGFDNSSFCRFTIPALTTVKRDISGVSKKGAEILLSGKDCKNKKIYIDTELIVRESVKKIR from the coding sequence ATGGGAGTTACAATAAAATATATAGCAAAGCTTGCAAATGTTTCACATACAACAGTATCAAGAGCACTTAATGATAGTCCTCTTGTAAATGAAGAGACAAAAAACAAAATAAAAGCTATTGCGAAGGAACTACATTATGTACCGAATGTTAGTGCGAGAAGCTTAGTAACACGTAAATCGTTTAATATTGGACTCTTCTTTTCAACAATGGGTGAAGAGACAACACCTGAATTCTTTTATCAGACAATAATGGGTGTAAATAGTGTTATTAAAGGCAACTATAATTTAGTAGTAAAAAGTATAGATGATTATAATGACTTTTCATTTATTGATAAGAAGAACTTCGATGGAATTATAGTTATGAGTCAGAGTGACAATGATGATAATTTTATAGATTACGCACATAATAAGAAAATACCTGTTGTCGTTCTTAATAGGTATATAACAGATAATTCCATTGTAAATGTATTATCGGCGGATATGGAAGGAGCATATATAGCGACAAAATATCTTATAGAAAATGGCCATAAAAATATAGCTTTTATAGAAGGAAAATTAGGATTTAGAGCATCGAAAGAAAGAAAAAAAGGTTTTATAAAAGCATTAGAGAAATATAATATCAAAATATGTAAAGAATATTTAGTTCGAGGCAATTATACTATGGAAAGCGGATATAAGGCTATGAAAAAGCTTCTTGATATAAAAGACAGACCAACAGCAGTTTTTTGTTCGAATGACGATATGGCGGTAGGGGCTATGAAAGCTTCTTTTGAAGCAGGTTTCACCATACCAGATGATATATCAATCATAGGCTTTGATAACAGTAGTTTTTGCAGATTTACAATACCAGCATTGACAACAGTAAAAAGAGATATAAGTGGTGTAAGCAAAAAGGGCGCAGAAATACTTTTGTCAGGTAAGGATTGTAAAAATAAGAAAATATATATTGATACAGAGCTTATTGTAAGGGAATCTGTAAAAAAGATACGATGA
- a CDS encoding alpha-galactosidase — MGIYFDEVNKVFYLNTKETSYIMKVLDTGYITNLHYGKRIRNVNVKNLYQMKLRAFSPNPIPGDIQFSLDTLRQEYPQYGNSDMRIPAYQVQLEEGNTISDLKYLKHRIYKGKEKLEGLPATYVENENEATTLDIELYDDVIDLKVILTYTVFEDYNAITRSVKFVNEGIKDIKLLRALSMNVDFKDDDFDMLQLSGAWARERHIVRRPLTSGLQAIESRRGASSHQQNPFLCLMRKNADEYNGEVYGFSLVYSGNFAAYVEVDQFSTARVSMGINPFDFTWLLKSNESFQTPEVVMVYSDQGLNKMSEIYHKLYRERLCRGKFRDMVRPVLINNWEATYFKFNEKKLLDIAKEAAKLGIELFVLDDGWFGKRNCDDSSLGDWYVDKVKLPDGLEGLAKKVNETGLKFGLWFEPEMVSPDSDLYRKHPDWCLHVPNRSRSLGRNQLILDLSRDEVCEFIIKSVSDILNSANISYVKWDMNRHMTEISSELLPPERQKETAHRYVLGLYKVLEKITSSFPDVLFEGCSGGGGRFDPGMLYYMPQIWASDDTDAIERIKVQYGTSIVYPISTICSHLSAVPNHQIGRITPIKTRGNVAMSAEFGYELDLSKLNEEDKEEIKNQVKTYKEIRNIISFGDFYRLESPFDGNEAAWMFVTEDKREFIVFYFKVLVVPNAPDKYLKLRGINDDFNYMLIDNGEIYGGDELQNAGLYIPDIPGDFQSVMLRFKAVE, encoded by the coding sequence GTGGGTATTTATTTTGATGAAGTAAATAAAGTCTTCTACCTTAATACAAAAGAAACATCATATATTATGAAGGTACTCGATACTGGATACATTACAAATCTTCATTATGGTAAGAGGATTAGAAATGTAAATGTCAAAAATCTTTATCAAATGAAATTAAGAGCATTTTCTCCTAATCCAATTCCTGGAGATATACAATTTTCTCTCGACACATTGAGACAGGAGTATCCACAATACGGTAATTCTGACATGAGAATTCCCGCATATCAAGTACAACTTGAAGAGGGCAATACGATATCGGATTTAAAATATTTAAAACATAGAATATATAAAGGCAAAGAAAAGCTTGAGGGCCTCCCTGCCACATATGTTGAAAATGAGAATGAAGCTACGACACTTGACATTGAATTATATGATGATGTAATCGATCTTAAAGTCATACTAACATATACGGTTTTTGAAGACTATAACGCGATAACGAGATCTGTTAAATTTGTTAACGAAGGTATAAAAGATATAAAGTTATTAAGAGCATTAAGTATGAATGTAGATTTTAAAGACGATGACTTCGACATGCTACAGCTTTCAGGTGCATGGGCGAGGGAAAGGCATATAGTAAGAAGGCCATTAACATCGGGGTTACAGGCAATAGAAAGCAGAAGAGGTGCCAGCAGCCATCAACAAAACCCATTTTTGTGTTTAATGAGGAAGAATGCTGATGAATACAATGGCGAGGTTTATGGCTTTAGCCTTGTTTACAGCGGAAATTTTGCTGCATATGTCGAAGTGGACCAATTTAGTACAGCAAGGGTTTCAATGGGTATTAATCCTTTTGATTTTACATGGCTTTTGAAGAGTAATGAAAGTTTCCAGACACCTGAAGTAGTTATGGTATATTCTGATCAAGGTCTAAATAAAATGTCAGAGATATATCATAAGCTCTACAGGGAAAGACTTTGCAGGGGAAAATTCAGAGATATGGTAAGGCCAGTCCTCATAAATAATTGGGAAGCTACATATTTTAAATTCAATGAGAAAAAACTTCTTGATATTGCTAAAGAAGCGGCTAAACTAGGAATAGAGCTTTTTGTCCTTGATGATGGCTGGTTTGGCAAAAGAAACTGTGACGATAGTTCACTTGGGGATTGGTATGTTGATAAAGTAAAACTTCCTGATGGATTAGAAGGTTTGGCAAAGAAGGTTAATGAAACTGGATTAAAATTTGGATTATGGTTCGAACCTGAGATGGTATCACCAGATAGTGATTTATACAGAAAACACCCTGATTGGTGCCTCCATGTACCGAATAGAAGCCGCTCACTTGGAAGAAATCAATTAATACTGGACCTTTCAAGGGATGAAGTCTGTGAGTTTATCATTAAATCTGTATCAGACATATTAAACTCTGCTAACATATCATATGTCAAATGGGATATGAATAGACATATGACAGAAATAAGCTCAGAATTATTACCACCTGAAAGGCAGAAAGAGACTGCACATAGGTATGTGCTTGGACTTTATAAAGTATTAGAGAAGATTACAAGTAGTTTTCCAGACGTACTTTTTGAAGGATGTTCTGGTGGTGGCGGAAGGTTCGATCCTGGTATGTTGTACTACATGCCACAGATATGGGCAAGCGATGATACAGATGCAATAGAGAGAATAAAAGTGCAATATGGGACAAGCATAGTATATCCTATATCAACTATATGCAGTCATCTTTCAGCGGTTCCGAACCATCAGATAGGACGTATAACGCCAATAAAAACCCGCGGTAATGTAGCAATGTCGGCAGAATTTGGATATGAATTGGATTTAAGTAAATTAAATGAAGAAGATAAAGAGGAAATCAAAAATCAAGTTAAAACATACAAAGAAATACGGAATATAATATCATTCGGCGACTTTTATAGATTAGAAAGTCCCTTTGACGGCAATGAAGCGGCATGGATGTTTGTCACAGAAGATAAAAGAGAATTTATAGTCTTTTACTTTAAAGTGCTAGTAGTACCGAATGCACCTGATAAATATCTTAAATTAAGAGGAATAAATGATGACTTTAACTATATGTTAATAGACAACGGTGAAATTTACGGCGGCGACGAACTCCAAAATGCCGGTTTATATATACCGGATATACCTGGAGATTTTCAGAGTGTAATGTTAAGATTTAAGGCTGTGGAATAA
- the uxaC gene encoding glucuronate isomerase → MKKFMDDDFLLSNKTANELYNDYAKYMPIFDYHCHLDAKEIYEDKRYENITQLWLYGDHYKWRLMRNNGIDEKFITGDADDYDKYMAWVETLQYSIGNPLYHWTHLELKRYFNIDETLNVSNAKKIWDNTKSQLKNDDGYSAKDFITKSNVKAVITTNDPTDELIYHRKLKEDKSFNVKVIPAFRFDNALDINKRGFTEWVKKLENVSNTKINNYDDFLSALENRMEFFKSNGCLASDQSMRYMPYVDVTREEVEEIFNKAINGEKISTVEEDKYRTYTLNFAAQKYYELGWVMQLHIGVIRNNNTLMFEKIGPDTGFDSINDASIAYSLGQFLDLLERKGVLTKTIIYPLNPVDFYVVETMIGNFQTGGIAGKMQLGPAWWYNDCIDGIKMQLRTVANLGLLSRFIGMLTDSRSFLSYVRHDYFRRILCDMIGRWVENGEVPRDYDLLGKIVKDISFNNAKEYFNINI, encoded by the coding sequence ATGAAGAAATTTATGGATGATGACTTTTTGCTATCAAATAAAACTGCGAATGAACTTTATAATGACTATGCAAAATATATGCCTATATTTGACTATCACTGTCACTTGGATGCGAAAGAAATATATGAAGATAAAAGATATGAGAACATAACACAGTTATGGCTTTATGGTGACCATTATAAATGGAGACTTATGAGAAATAATGGTATTGATGAAAAATTTATAACAGGTGATGCCGATGATTATGATAAATATATGGCTTGGGTAGAAACACTTCAATATTCTATAGGAAATCCGTTATATCACTGGACACATTTAGAACTAAAAAGATATTTTAATATAGATGAAACACTGAATGTAAGCAATGCCAAAAAAATCTGGGATAATACAAAATCCCAGTTGAAAAATGATGACGGCTATAGCGCAAAAGATTTTATAACGAAATCCAATGTAAAAGCTGTAATTACGACAAATGATCCAACAGACGAATTAATTTATCATAGAAAATTAAAAGAAGATAAATCTTTCAATGTAAAAGTAATTCCTGCATTTAGATTTGATAATGCACTTGATATAAATAAAAGAGGTTTTACTGAATGGGTAAAAAAACTAGAAAATGTAAGTAATACAAAAATAAATAATTACGATGACTTTTTATCGGCATTAGAAAATCGGATGGAGTTTTTCAAGAGTAATGGTTGCCTCGCATCTGATCAGTCAATGAGGTATATGCCATATGTAGATGTTACAAGAGAAGAAGTAGAAGAGATATTTAATAAAGCTATAAATGGAGAAAAGATATCGACAGTTGAAGAAGACAAATATAGAACATACACTTTAAATTTTGCCGCTCAAAAATATTATGAGCTCGGATGGGTTATGCAGTTGCATATTGGAGTAATTAGAAATAATAATACGCTGATGTTTGAAAAAATAGGGCCCGATACGGGTTTTGATTCGATCAATGATGCATCAATCGCATATTCACTTGGTCAATTTTTAGATTTACTTGAAAGGAAAGGCGTACTTACAAAAACTATTATTTATCCACTTAATCCGGTTGACTTCTATGTCGTAGAAACCATGATAGGCAATTTTCAAACAGGTGGTATTGCAGGAAAAATGCAGTTAGGACCAGCTTGGTGGTATAACGATTGTATAGATGGAATAAAGATGCAGCTTAGGACAGTTGCAAATTTAGGATTATTAAGCAGATTCATAGGAATGCTGACAGATTCCAGAAGCTTTCTTTCATATGTCAGGCATGATTATTTTAGGAGAATCTTATGCGATATGATAGGAAGATGGGTTGAAAATGGAGAAGTACCTCGTGATTATGATTTGCTTGGTAAAATAGTTAAGGACATCTCATTTAACAATGCAAAAGAATATTTTAATATCAATATTTAG
- a CDS encoding galactokinase, translating into MPAKVIEQLKSIYGDKGEEIRLFYSPGRVNLIGEHTDYNGGYVFPCTLDFGTYMAIRMRNDDRVLLTSLNFDLKVETSINNLVYDKKDDWANYPKGVLKVLQDEGHQLKGFEAVFEGNIPNGAGLSSSASIELVTAVALNEVLNLNIDRIKLVKLCQKAENTFVGVNCGIMDQFAVGMGKEDYAIFLKCDTLEYSYVPLNLSGYKIVISNTNKRRGLQDSKYNERRSQCEKALSYLKKELNVDNLGQVTAEEFEKYKYLIPDDVLVKRARHVVTEDERVLLAVNALKNNDIKEFGKLMIESHNSLRDDYEVTGKELDTLVDEALKLDFVIGSRMTGAGFGGCTVSLVKEEYVDDFVNIVSKGYEEKIGYAPSMYVTGVGDGAKEIKE; encoded by the coding sequence ATGCCAGCAAAAGTAATTGAACAATTAAAGAGTATTTATGGTGATAAAGGCGAAGAAATTAGGCTATTTTATTCACCAGGTAGGGTTAATTTGATAGGGGAGCACACTGATTATAATGGAGGATATGTATTCCCTTGTACACTCGATTTTGGAACATATATGGCAATAAGAATGAGAAACGACGACAGAGTTTTATTGACTTCATTAAATTTTGATTTAAAAGTTGAAACGAGCATTAATAATTTAGTATATGATAAAAAAGATGATTGGGCAAATTATCCCAAAGGTGTTCTCAAAGTACTTCAAGATGAAGGACATCAATTGAAGGGTTTTGAAGCAGTTTTTGAAGGCAATATACCTAATGGCGCAGGGCTTTCCTCATCTGCTTCAATAGAGCTCGTAACAGCTGTGGCTCTTAATGAGGTATTAAATCTCAATATAGATAGAATTAAACTTGTAAAACTGTGTCAAAAAGCTGAAAATACTTTTGTAGGTGTTAATTGCGGTATCATGGATCAGTTTGCAGTTGGAATGGGAAAAGAAGACTATGCTATATTTTTAAAATGTGATACATTGGAATATTCTTATGTTCCACTAAACCTTTCGGGATATAAGATTGTAATATCGAATACGAATAAAAGAAGAGGACTTCAGGACTCAAAATACAACGAAAGGAGAAGCCAGTGCGAAAAAGCTCTAAGCTATCTTAAGAAAGAACTAAATGTTGACAATTTGGGGCAGGTTACAGCAGAAGAATTTGAGAAATACAAGTATTTGATACCGGATGATGTTTTAGTAAAAAGGGCAAGACATGTTGTGACAGAAGATGAAAGAGTTCTTTTAGCGGTTAATGCTCTTAAAAATAACGACATTAAAGAATTCGGGAAGCTTATGATAGAATCACACAATTCTCTAAGGGATGATTATGAAGTAACAGGAAAAGAGTTGGACACTCTTGTTGATGAAGCATTGAAATTGGATTTTGTCATAGGTTCAAGAATGACGGGTGCAGGATTTGGCGGCTGTACTGTAAGCCTTGTAAAGGAGGAATATGTAGATGATTTTGTGAATATTGTTTCAAAAGGATATGAAGAAAAGATAGGATATGCTCCATCAATGTATGTAACAGGTGTTGGTGATGGAGCAAAGGAGATAAAAGAGTAA
- the galT gene encoding UDP-glucose--hexose-1-phosphate uridylyltransferase gives MDINSAAFKIEELLQYALKHGIIEDIDMIQCRNSLLNILKINEPYNGPIPDVDVKDPHEILDALLDFAYENGIIQDNTITSRDLFDTKIMGLLMPRESEVVKKFNDIKKNEGIKKATDYFYALSKDSYYIRMDRIAKNLYWRTNTDYGKLEITVNLSKPEKDPKDIAAAKSMKQTNYPKCLLCVENVGFSGNLNHPARQNHRVIPITVAGEQWYFQYSPYVYYNEHCILLYENHVPMKISEKTFIRLLDFIDQFPHYFMGSNADLPIVGGSILVHEHFQGGRHVFPMEEAAIEQFYRNKSFPDVKAGIVKWPLSVIRLSSKNKDKLIELSSLTLKKWRDYSDPSADILAYSEKDGKVVPHNTITPIARKNKNDEYELDLVLRNNRTTDKYPYGIFHPHVELHHIKKENIGLIEVMGLAVLPGRLKNELDEIEKILTGDMKFDKTNVDEGNMLFKHIPWIDELIDKYGTRLNKDEAENVLKDEVGNIFLKVLMDAGVYKRDEKGKSAFERFLSVAGFNKD, from the coding sequence ATGGATATCAATAGCGCCGCATTTAAGATAGAAGAATTGCTGCAGTATGCACTAAAGCATGGTATAATAGAGGATATCGATATGATACAGTGCCGCAATTCGCTTCTTAACATATTAAAAATAAATGAGCCATATAACGGACCTATACCAGATGTTGATGTGAAGGATCCCCATGAAATACTTGATGCACTTTTAGATTTTGCATATGAAAATGGCATCATACAAGATAATACAATTACTAGTAGGGACTTATTTGATACAAAGATTATGGGGCTATTGATGCCACGAGAATCAGAAGTAGTGAAGAAATTTAACGACATAAAGAAAAATGAAGGGATTAAAAAAGCAACAGATTATTTTTATGCATTATCAAAAGATTCATATTATATAAGGATGGATCGCATAGCAAAGAATTTATATTGGAGGACTAACACTGATTATGGTAAACTCGAGATAACCGTAAACCTTTCAAAACCTGAAAAAGACCCCAAAGATATTGCTGCCGCAAAGTCAATGAAGCAGACAAATTATCCTAAATGTCTTCTGTGTGTTGAGAATGTAGGTTTTAGTGGAAACTTAAATCATCCGGCAAGACAGAACCATAGAGTTATACCCATAACCGTTGCAGGGGAGCAGTGGTATTTTCAGTATTCACCATATGTATATTATAACGAACATTGCATCTTATTATATGAAAATCATGTACCTATGAAGATATCTGAGAAGACATTTATTAGGTTACTTGACTTTATCGATCAATTTCCTCACTATTTTATGGGGTCAAATGCCGATTTGCCGATTGTTGGTGGGTCAATTTTAGTACATGAACATTTTCAAGGTGGACGCCATGTATTTCCTATGGAAGAAGCTGCAATAGAGCAGTTTTATAGAAATAAATCTTTTCCGGATGTTAAAGCTGGGATTGTAAAATGGCCATTATCTGTAATAAGACTTTCAAGTAAAAATAAAGATAAGCTTATTGAATTATCTTCATTAACACTTAAAAAGTGGAGAGACTATAGCGACCCATCTGCAGATATTTTGGCATACAGCGAAAAAGATGGAAAAGTAGTACCACATAATACAATTACACCTATTGCAAGAAAAAATAAAAATGATGAATATGAACTTGATTTAGTCTTAAGAAATAATAGAACGACAGATAAATATCCTTATGGAATATTCCACCCCCATGTAGAGTTACACCATATAAAGAAGGAAAATATAGGCTTAATTGAAGTTATGGGGCTTGCAGTTTTACCCGGAAGGTTAAAAAATGAGCTTGATGAAATAGAAAAAATATTAACAGGGGATATGAAATTTGATAAAACTAATGTTGATGAAGGTAATATGCTTTTTAAACATATTCCGTGGATAGATGAACTAATTGACAAATATGGTACAAGGCTTAATAAAGATGAAGCAGAAAATGTACTTAAAGATGAAGTAGGCAATATTTTCCTAAAGGTATTGATGGATGCAGGAGTTTATAAACGAGATGAGAAGGGTAAATCGGCATTTGAAAGATTTTTAAGTGTTGCAGGGTTTAATAAAGATTAA
- a CDS encoding ABC transporter ATP-binding protein has translation MAVNRYNDDEELERPFNLHQILRLIKFALPYKKEIFISAFYVILITIGGLAGPYILKIAIDNYISKNDFIGLSKISILYVAITLFVMYLNRWKTYILSKAGQEIIFNMRQKLFEHVQSLSFKFFDSRPAGKIMMRLVNDINAPADLITNGFVNVLSDVITLVGIIVIMIGMNIKLSLVTFSVLPILMVVINVLKRKIRKRWFEVRQKSSNMNAYLNECIQGMKVTQAFAQEEANEKNFNILNIDIVKTWMKAIKLNGLFGPFVNVTGAVSTVILFLVGANMYFKGEVTIGVIFAFLSYIGRFWGPINDISNIYNLLLVTMASIERVFELFDQKPDIVDEEDAFDIPSIKGKVEFKDVSFFYDPEKPVLKDINFTVNPGETIALVGPTGAGKSTIANLISRFYDPVRGAVYIDDLDIKKMTLKSLRSKIGIVLQDTFIFAGTIYDNIKYGRPDATYEEVIAAAKSVHAHDFIIELKDGYNTQVNERGSRLSVGQRQLISFARTLLANPAILILDEATSSIDTHTEILVQKALEKLLDGRTSFVIAHRLSTIRNANRIFVVEDGRIIEEGTHDKLMSLHGKYYELQVSQIKFAV, from the coding sequence ATGGCTGTTAATAGATATAATGATGATGAAGAGCTTGAAAGACCATTTAATTTACATCAGATTCTACGGCTTATTAAGTTCGCTCTGCCATATAAAAAGGAGATTTTTATATCAGCATTTTATGTTATACTTATTACGATTGGTGGCCTCGCTGGACCATATATTTTGAAGATTGCTATAGACAATTATATTAGCAAAAATGATTTTATCGGTCTTTCGAAAATATCTATTTTATATGTAGCAATAACGCTATTTGTTATGTATTTAAATAGATGGAAAACCTACATCCTGTCAAAAGCGGGTCAAGAAATAATATTTAATATGAGGCAGAAGCTTTTTGAGCATGTACAATCATTATCATTCAAGTTTTTTGACAGCAGGCCAGCCGGCAAAATAATGATGAGGCTTGTCAATGATATAAATGCACCTGCAGATTTGATTACAAATGGATTTGTTAATGTATTAAGTGATGTTATTACACTTGTCGGTATAATTGTAATTATGATTGGTATGAATATAAAATTGTCGCTTGTTACATTCTCTGTTCTACCTATTTTAATGGTTGTCATAAATGTACTTAAAAGAAAGATAAGAAAGCGATGGTTCGAGGTAAGACAAAAATCTTCAAATATGAATGCATATCTCAATGAATGTATTCAAGGTATGAAAGTAACACAAGCTTTTGCGCAAGAAGAGGCAAATGAAAAAAATTTTAATATTTTAAATATCGATATAGTTAAAACATGGATGAAAGCTATAAAATTAAATGGACTCTTTGGCCCATTTGTAAATGTAACAGGTGCCGTAAGTACAGTAATATTGTTTTTAGTTGGTGCTAATATGTACTTTAAAGGTGAAGTTACGATAGGTGTTATATTCGCATTTTTAAGTTACATCGGTAGGTTTTGGGGACCAATAAATGATATAAGCAACATATATAATCTCTTGCTTGTTACAATGGCATCTATTGAGAGAGTTTTTGAGCTATTTGATCAAAAGCCGGATATTGTTGATGAAGAAGATGCATTTGATATTCCTTCAATAAAAGGTAAAGTTGAATTTAAAGATGTTTCATTCTTTTATGACCCCGAAAAGCCTGTGCTTAAAGACATAAATTTTACTGTAAATCCTGGTGAAACTATAGCACTTGTAGGTCCAACGGGTGCCGGAAAGAGCACAATTGCAAATCTTATAAGCAGATTTTATGATCCAGTAAGAGGTGCTGTATATATAGATGACCTTGATATAAAGAAGATGACATTAAAATCTCTGAGGTCAAAAATTGGCATTGTACTCCAAGATACCTTTATATTTGCTGGTACCATTTATGACAATATAAAATATGGAAGACCTGATGCCACATATGAAGAAGTCATTGCTGCGGCAAAATCAGTCCATGCACATGACTTTATTATAGAATTAAAGGATGGATATAATACACAAGTAAATGAAAGGGGTTCAAGGTTATCTGTTGGACAGAGACAACTTATATCATTTGCTAGGACATTGCTCGCAAATCCTGCAATACTAATACTTGATGAAGCAACATCGAGTATAGACACACACACTGAAATATTGGTTCAGAAGGCATTAGAAAAATTGCTGGATGGTAGGACATCATTTGTAATAGCGCATAGGTTATCTACTATAAGAAATGCGAATAGAATTTTTGTCGTGGAAGATGGTCGAATAATCGAAGAAGGTACACATGATAAACTAATGTCCCTTCATGGAAAATACTATGAATTACAGGTATCACAGATAAAATTTGCTGTTTAA